A region of Candidatus Leptovillus gracilis DNA encodes the following proteins:
- a CDS encoding C39 family peptidase, with protein MKAFNKIGFHTASGGNATGIGDYLKKLDAANVPFVIKAADAMTGLFDAQELVRARPGAVPHVLAFRRSVPADDSTPPSGNPDVPDYDKEPEQAAAEHWAWHKRHLPPELDPELVWIETINELRKEVAWADWIGQFAFHTGQMALADGYKFSAFGYSAGTPDEGAWETDGMLRYLELCQQHPDRLSVALHEYSFKTEDIWFLRGDHIGRFEKLLAACDKHRIQRPSILITEWGWTHERVPLHVPKAMADVAAVAEYYARFPEVLGAAIWYLGPGFAGIANLAQRLIQPITQFSLSTTFDVPDPAEQPPTEHPPMSPPVVTAQANGRFLRDVTILDDTVITSGAVFNKTWLVENSGRVAWGSGYRLVHVAGQPMTAVTSHPLPAAQPGQQVEITIPLTAPDTAGTHFSDWRFQDSQGQFFGDIIYTRIIAQPPVADPTGVSNSKFVADVTIPDDTAFKPGETFTKIWRLQNSGTRAWGLGFTIRYVGGIKMAAQESLPLPSAAPGATVDIAIEMVAPTAPGTHYEDWRLFDDRGEVFGEIVYVRIQVPWQAGSSVVAPVSQRDARWADKRLGHVGSNHTIGKWGCLLTCFTMVANVYGRQVTPAQLNDTMVRQGGFIDVNLTKWNALTDVYTDMIYGGKLPSNPEVIQSIDASLAEGRPVTVQVDFTSDTPYTDNDQHWVLIVGKDGDDYRINDPWLLPAQEASLKERYGRAGRPLWEAILAAIFYRSTKGNPAPIDTPIDVPVSSLQTGVNINPDAPHSNPFETDDLKGMDWVRFVFKVDARIVVAERGDIRKAFAQYDPIVHAYNRQGIKALIIINQETIWGKAPWTGANNWPGYAQDLAATAKEIATHYRRYEDKVAYQIWNEGDKKNNPASVFLEPAQMALITQAVAQAIRAASPASPIIFNGMATGPEATAAYIKKVETAVGGKLPVDAIGIHPYTRWATKAPFDWGGQYGTLAQAFDVYRRELPGYKFWITEIGVADDGEIGPQYYAEIGDYMKDVYKHVQDRHTDLVQALIWFAWSDWMRNAGVVDKDGRRKDHVYNAFRAVRNREL; from the coding sequence ATGAAAGCGTTTAACAAAATTGGTTTCCACACTGCCAGCGGCGGCAACGCCACCGGCATCGGCGACTATCTGAAAAAGCTGGACGCGGCCAACGTGCCCTTTGTCATCAAAGCAGCCGATGCCATGACTGGCCTGTTTGATGCCCAGGAGCTGGTGCGCGCCCGGCCGGGGGCTGTGCCCCACGTGCTGGCCTTCCGCCGCTCTGTGCCGGCCGACGACAGCACACCGCCATCTGGCAACCCCGACGTGCCCGATTACGACAAAGAGCCAGAGCAGGCGGCCGCCGAACATTGGGCCTGGCACAAACGCCACCTACCGCCAGAACTGGACCCAGAACTGGTGTGGATCGAAACCATCAACGAGCTGCGCAAAGAGGTGGCCTGGGCCGATTGGATCGGCCAATTTGCCTTTCACACCGGCCAGATGGCCCTGGCCGATGGTTACAAATTCTCTGCTTTTGGTTACTCTGCGGGCACGCCAGACGAAGGGGCCTGGGAGACAGACGGGATGCTGCGTTATCTGGAATTGTGCCAGCAGCACCCTGACCGGCTGTCGGTGGCTCTGCACGAGTACAGCTTTAAGACCGAGGATATCTGGTTCTTGCGCGGCGATCATATTGGCCGTTTCGAGAAGCTGCTGGCGGCCTGCGACAAACATCGGATTCAACGGCCGTCTATCCTCATCACCGAATGGGGCTGGACCCACGAACGGGTCCCTCTGCACGTCCCCAAAGCGATGGCCGACGTGGCTGCCGTCGCCGAATACTACGCCCGCTTCCCGGAAGTTTTAGGCGCGGCCATCTGGTATTTGGGGCCGGGCTTCGCCGGTATCGCCAACCTGGCCCAACGGCTCATCCAACCCATCACCCAGTTTTCGCTCTCTACCACGTTCGACGTCCCCGACCCGGCCGAACAACCGCCAACGGAACACCCACCCATGTCGCCGCCGGTGGTTACGGCGCAGGCCAACGGCCGTTTCCTGCGCGACGTGACGATTTTAGACGATACCGTCATCACCAGCGGCGCGGTGTTCAACAAAACCTGGCTGGTGGAAAACAGCGGCCGTGTAGCCTGGGGCAGTGGCTATCGTTTGGTCCACGTGGCCGGGCAGCCGATGACGGCCGTTACCAGCCACCCGCTGCCCGCCGCCCAACCCGGCCAACAAGTCGAAATTACCATCCCCCTGACCGCGCCCGATACGGCCGGGACCCACTTCAGCGATTGGCGCTTCCAGGACAGCCAGGGCCAGTTTTTTGGCGACATCATCTATACCCGCATCATCGCCCAGCCGCCAGTGGCCGACCCGACCGGCGTGTCTAACAGCAAATTTGTCGCTGATGTAACCATCCCCGATGACACCGCCTTCAAACCGGGCGAGACCTTCACCAAAATCTGGCGGCTGCAAAACAGTGGAACCCGCGCCTGGGGGCTGGGCTTCACCATCCGCTATGTGGGCGGCATCAAAATGGCCGCCCAGGAGAGTTTGCCGCTGCCGTCCGCCGCCCCTGGCGCCACGGTGGATATTGCCATCGAAATGGTCGCCCCAACCGCGCCGGGAACCCATTATGAAGATTGGCGCTTGTTTGATGATCGCGGCGAGGTGTTTGGCGAGATTGTCTACGTGCGCATTCAGGTTCCCTGGCAGGCGGGCAGTTCGGTGGTGGCCCCGGTGTCGCAGCGGGATGCGCGTTGGGCGGATAAACGGCTGGGCCATGTTGGGTCGAATCACACCATTGGCAAGTGGGGCTGTTTGCTGACTTGCTTTACGATGGTGGCCAATGTGTACGGCCGTCAGGTTACACCGGCGCAGCTCAACGACACGATGGTGCGCCAGGGTGGTTTTATTGACGTCAACCTGACCAAGTGGAACGCCCTGACCGATGTCTACACCGATATGATTTATGGCGGTAAGCTGCCCTCCAACCCAGAAGTTATCCAGAGCATAGACGCCAGCCTGGCCGAAGGGCGCCCGGTGACGGTGCAGGTAGACTTCACCAGCGATACGCCGTACACCGACAACGACCAACATTGGGTGTTGATTGTGGGCAAAGACGGCGACGATTACCGCATCAACGACCCCTGGCTGCTCCCGGCGCAGGAGGCGTCTTTGAAGGAGCGGTATGGGCGGGCGGGACGGCCGTTGTGGGAAGCCATTCTCGCTGCCATCTTCTACCGCTCCACCAAAGGCAATCCCGCGCCGATTGACACGCCCATTGACGTGCCCGTGTCCAGCCTGCAAACCGGCGTCAACATCAACCCCGATGCCCCCCACAGCAATCCGTTTGAGACCGATGACCTCAAGGGGATGGATTGGGTGCGTTTTGTCTTTAAAGTAGACGCCCGCATCGTTGTCGCCGAGCGGGGCGACATCCGCAAAGCCTTCGCCCAATATGATCCCATCGTTCACGCCTATAACCGCCAGGGTATCAAAGCGCTCATCATCATCAACCAGGAGACCATTTGGGGCAAAGCGCCCTGGACAGGCGCCAACAATTGGCCGGGCTACGCCCAAGACCTGGCGGCGACAGCCAAAGAGATTGCCACCCATTACCGCCGCTACGAGGACAAAGTGGCTTACCAGATTTGGAACGAGGGGGACAAGAAAAACAACCCCGCTTCGGTATTTCTGGAACCGGCGCAGATGGCGCTGATCACCCAGGCTGTAGCCCAGGCTATCCGCGCCGCTTCGCCGGCGTCGCCCATCATCTTTAACGGCATGGCGACGGGACCGGAGGCGACGGCCGCGTATATCAAGAAGGTGGAAACGGCCGTTGGCGGCAAACTGCCCGTAGACGCCATCGGCATCCATCCCTACACCCGCTGGGCCACCAAAGCCCCCTTCGATTGGGGCGGCCAATACGGCACGCTGGCCCAGGCGTTTGATGTTTACCGGCGCGAACTACCCGGCTACAAATTCTGGATCACTGAAATTGGCGTGGCCGACGATGGCGAAATTGGCCCGCAGTATTACGCGGAAATTGGCGATTACATGAAGGATGTGTACAAACACGTCCAAGACCGGCACACGGATCTGGTGCAGGCGCTCATCTGGTTTGCCTGGTCGGATTGGATGCGTAACGCCGGGGTGGTGGACAAAGACGGCCGTCGCAAAGACCACGTTTACAACGCCTTCCGCGCCGTGCGCAACCGGGAGTTGTAA
- a CDS encoding ExeM/NucH family extracellular endonuclease: protein MAYNIRDIDGSADNAIQPVALHYRVGDSGDFTNLPDGFVADATTGPNLADLVTPVSVTLPSAANNQSIVQIRIMTADAPGADEWVGIDDISITADPAEPELAISKIVDPATAVPFQSPVTYTVVLQNNGGMADTAVLFTDTLPISTTFGAWVEQPAGASEAGNEITWSGTVTNGESITFTFTADQTGDYGDTITNTAEYSGTTTTGTAQAAFTVESLEGDITFVYYDLEDVVQPGEGVFLAGDFNGWNLTSTLMTADAANNVFTVTLTAVPAGTYEYLYLVYTDTVPTGAPSYNLLSTNNRSYTVAGTATVNDYRNVVIGWANLQWPPTLETDMGVATDNVYGRVFVNTVTNPPGEGRGLKAQVGFGGSANPAAWTWFPMVYNVDDFDNDEFVGVMTPTLSGVYSYTTRFDGNWGSGNPNAAWTYGDLNGIPFSLDQTGVLTVNFAAVPIATARAGNLGEIFAVEGVVTYVPGTFNAQGWALQDASGGIGVFDNALVPAVDYGDTVQIIGVRGAFSGEEQLTALSFFNNVGPGPEVTPIITTTGSLAAGSGEGWIVEIQGTISSLPACTGNYQFLVDDGSGPVTVFVDADTGVNVCNLGAANGEEIRVVGFATQFNALNEVKPRRLSDVQVLLDAPVVLNTVPANNATGVATDATITIQFSEPVTVTANWFNLNCSLSGLIGGATTPAGPTSSYTITPASSFVNGDLCSVTVLADQVTNGSSQTMVANYNFSFLVGSLPFGVCGDSAVPINFVQGNGLVSPLVGTSVVVEGVVVGDHQATLNGYYIQEENADFDDDPMTSEGIFIYDPDNTPAVNNGDVVRIQATVAEFRGLTQLQTLSNISACGTDVVTPTVVTLPLAEADDWEWYEGMLIAIEDELTVTNNFYLGRFGQVRLSIGDRLAQPTNVVAPGATAVALQDLNNRSSVTLDDANPSSNVDPIVFPNPQLTFTNTLRGGDLVPGGIVGVVDHYNNDASDDYRVFPAQPVVFEHANTRPAMPIDVGGTLRVASFNVLNYFTTLDTGAPICGPQQNMGCRGANTALEFQRQRVKIINAIVALDADIVGLMEMENHFQDAALQNLVQGLNDAAGAGTYAYINTGVIGTDAIKVALIYQPANVTPAGAYAILDSAVDPTFIDTLNRPVLIQTFAENGTGELVTVAVNHLKSKGSACADDPDTGDGQGNCNLTRTDAATALVNYLATDPTGSGEARYLIIGDLNSYALEDPIVAIESAGYTNLIAQFQGPDAYGYTFEGQWGYLDHALASAVLTPFVTGAGGWHINSDEPVVLDYNMEFKTANQHVILFGEEAYRASDHDPVLIGLDLTAVVVTPTITILTPTNGQVYTSTNGTAVDVSIVITTTDFAIPADGHWHLWVDGVDTGPVLGYTATVALLPGAHVITAELNSPTHVSLGISDSVTVTMNVVYTLYLPVIMKP from the coding sequence GTGGCCTATAATATTCGCGATATAGATGGTTCTGCGGACAATGCCATTCAGCCGGTGGCTCTGCACTATCGCGTGGGCGACAGCGGTGACTTCACCAATTTACCTGACGGCTTTGTAGCGGACGCTACCACCGGCCCTAACCTGGCCGATCTGGTGACGCCCGTATCCGTAACGCTGCCATCTGCAGCTAACAACCAGAGCATTGTACAGATACGCATTATGACAGCCGATGCCCCGGGCGCTGACGAGTGGGTGGGCATTGACGACATATCCATCACCGCGGACCCGGCTGAACCGGAGTTGGCAATCAGCAAGATCGTGGACCCGGCAACGGCCGTTCCCTTCCAAAGCCCCGTCACATATACTGTTGTGTTGCAAAATAACGGCGGCATGGCAGATACGGCCGTTCTCTTCACCGACACCCTGCCCATCTCCACCACCTTTGGCGCGTGGGTAGAACAACCGGCCGGCGCTTCCGAAGCCGGTAACGAAATCACCTGGTCCGGTACCGTCACCAACGGCGAGTCCATCACCTTCACCTTCACCGCCGACCAGACCGGAGACTACGGCGACACCATCACCAATACCGCCGAATACAGCGGCACAACCACCACCGGAACCGCCCAGGCCGCCTTCACCGTCGAATCGCTGGAAGGCGACATCACCTTTGTCTACTACGACCTGGAAGACGTGGTGCAGCCCGGCGAAGGTGTATTCCTGGCTGGTGATTTCAATGGCTGGAACCTTACCAGCACGCTCATGACGGCTGACGCCGCCAACAATGTCTTCACAGTTACCCTGACGGCCGTACCCGCCGGAACCTACGAATATCTTTACCTGGTTTATACAGACACCGTGCCCACCGGCGCGCCAAGTTACAACTTACTCAGTACCAACAACCGTTCTTATACCGTCGCCGGCACGGCCACCGTGAACGATTACCGCAACGTCGTCATCGGGTGGGCCAACCTGCAATGGCCGCCCACCCTGGAAACGGATATGGGTGTGGCGACGGACAATGTATACGGCCGTGTTTTCGTCAATACTGTCACCAATCCGCCCGGTGAAGGGCGCGGCCTCAAAGCCCAGGTCGGTTTTGGCGGCAGCGCTAACCCCGCCGCCTGGACCTGGTTCCCCATGGTTTACAACGTGGACGATTTCGACAATGACGAATTTGTCGGCGTTATGACCCCCACTCTGAGCGGCGTCTACTCCTATACCACCCGCTTCGATGGCAATTGGGGCAGCGGCAATCCCAATGCCGCCTGGACCTACGGCGACCTGAACGGTATCCCCTTTAGTCTGGATCAGACCGGCGTCCTCACCGTCAACTTCGCCGCCGTGCCCATCGCTACCGCCCGTGCCGGCAACTTGGGTGAAATCTTTGCCGTTGAAGGCGTTGTCACCTACGTGCCCGGCACGTTCAACGCCCAGGGCTGGGCGCTGCAAGACGCCAGCGGCGGTATTGGCGTGTTCGACAACGCGCTGGTTCCAGCCGTAGATTATGGCGATACCGTGCAGATCATCGGCGTCCGCGGCGCGTTTAGCGGCGAAGAACAGCTGACGGCCCTCAGCTTCTTCAACAATGTTGGCCCTGGCCCCGAAGTGACCCCCATTATCACCACCACCGGCAGCCTGGCGGCCGGCAGCGGTGAAGGCTGGATTGTGGAAATCCAGGGGACCATTTCCAGCCTGCCGGCCTGCACCGGCAACTACCAATTCCTGGTAGATGACGGCTCCGGTCCGGTGACCGTCTTTGTAGACGCCGACACCGGCGTGAACGTGTGCAACCTGGGCGCGGCCAACGGCGAAGAGATTCGCGTTGTTGGTTTTGCCACCCAGTTCAACGCCCTCAACGAAGTGAAACCGCGCCGCCTGAGTGACGTGCAAGTGCTGCTAGACGCCCCCGTCGTCCTGAATACCGTCCCGGCCAACAACGCCACCGGCGTCGCCACGGATGCCACCATCACCATTCAGTTCAGCGAACCGGTGACGGTTACGGCCAACTGGTTCAACCTGAACTGTTCGCTGAGTGGTCTCATCGGCGGCGCGACTACTCCGGCCGGCCCGACCAGCAGCTACACCATCACGCCCGCCAGCAGCTTTGTTAACGGCGACTTGTGCAGTGTAACGGTATTGGCCGACCAGGTGACCAACGGCAGCAGCCAGACCATGGTGGCGAACTATAACTTCAGCTTCCTGGTCGGTTCGCTGCCATTTGGCGTTTGCGGCGACTCGGCTGTTCCGATCAACTTTGTGCAAGGCAATGGCCTGGTCTCGCCGCTGGTTGGAACCAGCGTGGTGGTGGAAGGAGTCGTTGTCGGCGACCATCAGGCAACCCTGAATGGCTATTATATTCAGGAAGAAAACGCCGATTTCGACGATGATCCGATGACTTCGGAAGGCATCTTCATCTATGATCCAGACAACACGCCGGCCGTTAACAACGGCGATGTGGTGCGCATTCAGGCTACCGTGGCCGAGTTCCGCGGGCTGACCCAACTGCAAACCCTCAGCAACATCAGCGCCTGCGGGACAGATGTTGTCACCCCTACCGTCGTCACCCTGCCGCTGGCCGAGGCCGACGATTGGGAATGGTACGAGGGGATGCTCATTGCCATTGAAGATGAGCTGACAGTGACCAACAACTTCTATCTGGGTCGTTTTGGGCAGGTGCGCCTGAGTATTGGCGACCGGTTGGCGCAGCCGACGAATGTGGTGGCCCCTGGGGCAACGGCCGTTGCCCTGCAAGACCTCAACAACCGCAGTTCCGTCACCCTTGACGACGCCAACCCATCATCCAACGTAGACCCGATTGTCTTCCCCAATCCGCAGCTCACCTTCACCAACACCCTGCGCGGCGGCGACCTGGTCCCCGGCGGCATTGTCGGTGTGGTGGACCATTACAACAACGACGCCTCCGACGATTACCGCGTCTTCCCAGCGCAGCCAGTGGTGTTTGAACACGCCAATACGCGCCCAGCCATGCCCATTGATGTGGGCGGCACGCTGCGGGTAGCCAGCTTCAACGTGCTGAACTACTTCACCACCCTGGATACCGGAGCGCCGATTTGTGGTCCGCAGCAAAATATGGGCTGCCGCGGCGCCAACACAGCGCTGGAATTCCAACGGCAGCGGGTCAAAATTATCAATGCTATTGTTGCCCTGGACGCTGACATTGTTGGCCTGATGGAAATGGAAAACCATTTCCAGGATGCGGCGCTGCAAAACCTGGTGCAAGGGTTGAATGACGCCGCCGGCGCCGGTACGTATGCCTACATCAACACCGGCGTCATCGGTACAGACGCCATCAAAGTGGCGCTGATTTACCAGCCAGCCAACGTCACCCCCGCCGGCGCATATGCCATTCTGGACAGCGCGGTGGACCCAACCTTCATTGATACACTGAACCGGCCGGTGTTGATCCAGACCTTTGCCGAAAACGGGACGGGCGAACTGGTAACGGTAGCCGTCAACCACTTGAAATCCAAAGGCTCGGCCTGCGCCGACGACCCAGACACGGGTGACGGCCAGGGCAACTGCAACCTGACGCGCACGGACGCTGCGACAGCGCTGGTGAATTATCTGGCGACAGACCCCACTGGCAGCGGCGAAGCGCGTTATCTGATCATCGGCGACCTGAATTCTTACGCTCTGGAAGACCCCATCGTGGCGATTGAGAGCGCCGGATATACCAACTTGATCGCCCAGTTCCAGGGACCGGATGCGTATGGCTATACCTTTGAAGGGCAGTGGGGGTATCTGGACCACGCCCTAGCCAGCGCGGTGCTGACGCCGTTTGTCACAGGTGCGGGCGGGTGGCATATCAATTCTGATGAGCCGGTAGTCTTAGATTACAACATGGAGTTTAAGACAGCCAATCAGCATGTGATTTTGTTTGGCGAAGAAGCATACCGCGCCTCTGATCATGATCCCGTGTTGATTGGGCTGGACCTGACGGCCGTTGTCGTCACCCCCACCATCACCATCCTGACTCCCACCAACGGACAGGTGTACACCAGCACCAACGGCACGGCCGTTGACGTTTCCATCGTCATCACCACCACCGACTTTGCCATCCCGGCCGATGGCCACTGGCATTTGTGGGTGGATGGCGTGGATACCGGCCCGGTGCTGGGCTACACGGCCACGGTGGCCCTGCTGCCCGGCGCGCATGTCATCACCGCCGAACTGAACAGCCCAACGCACGTCTCGCTGGGCATTTCCGACTCGGTGACGGTGACGATGAACGTGGTTTACACCCTCTACCTGCCGGTGATTATGAAGCCGTAA
- a CDS encoding ExeM/NucH family extracellular endonuclease, whose translation MKKRLFFMLFCCVLLGLIMTGQSGGTAVAAPDAPFATIFSEGMYDGTGGSNGDSIAVHESNNRFVNDVLTMSGTGDMRNNLPSGYSGASGTWNTMLNTSGEYFQIADINTTGYTNLTLSFGVRKSTNAENGSGLTVTVSSDGINWTNLTVPALPTGTGTAIWHYRTASGAIPATANLRIRFTSSNAVEWRIDDVLLEGDFSGGDTPPTVSSTNPANNATSVAVNADLSVTFSEPVTVSGSWFEINCVTSGVRNVGNTAVTGGPTTFSLNPATDFAAGEPCTPTIIAAQVTDQDSDDPPDIMAANYVWSFTTYTPPSSVTKIHAIQGSGSTAASGTFTIEAIVTGDYQGVAGVDDYKLDGFFIQEEDADADANPVTSEGIFVYCATCPTDVTVGDLVQVTGASSEYFNMSQLNATTAGAVTVLSSVNPLPSPTAVSLPIPGVTATDLAGAQAQINAYFEPFEGMLVTISQELTVTEYFELSRYGQVVLAQNGRFRQFTDANPPSAAGYTAHLIDKARRTIILDDDSNQQNHALFQNAPVFHPTPGFSITNYLRGGDTIANLTGVLHWSFAGLIGTDAWRIRPVTSNFNYNFTAVNTRSTSANDVGGNTAVASFNVLNYFTTFNVRGAHSAAELDRQAAKIVAAIEGLNADVIGVMEIENNNDGAIANLVSRLNATAGAGTYAYIPTGTVGTDQITVGVIYKPGRVTPVGTAQILTAAAFTDPNNTGTARSRPAVAQTFDTIITGERFTVVVNHLKSKGSCPASGADTDQNDGQGCWNDTRQKGTSYLVSTWLPTLAATVGDPDFLILGDLNAYRREEPITNIVNAGYADLLDDLLGAPAYGYVFDGQLGYLDHALASPTLYEQVTGVTEWHINSDEVNLLDYNDTLQDTGEANFDVKPAALPLYEANAYRSSDHDPVLVGLFDYDLSSAPASYGYAWHARGDILHLGSEWSADRGPANDISDGVARTPGVAWTPNSANGSVDVIVEGEVCQSRDCFLNAWVDWNNSGAFDAGEQIFTNEAVGEGQQTLTFAVPPAPACFSSNPCRARFRLTETADDGTRAPVAATGRATTGEVEDYAWSFTPTAVSLQSFTTQPTLLVWPLLLTALLGIGITAFALRRRAR comes from the coding sequence TTGAAAAAGCGCTTGTTTTTCATGTTGTTTTGCTGTGTGTTGTTAGGTCTTATCATGACGGGGCAGTCGGGGGGAACGGCCGTTGCCGCCCCAGACGCCCCGTTTGCCACCATTTTTAGTGAAGGGATGTATGATGGAACCGGTGGCTCAAACGGCGACTCAATTGCCGTGCATGAGAGCAATAACCGCTTTGTCAATGATGTTTTGACAATGAGCGGCACAGGTGACATGCGCAATAATTTACCTTCCGGTTATTCTGGTGCGTCCGGAACCTGGAACACAATGTTAAACACTTCTGGAGAGTATTTTCAGATCGCCGATATCAATACGACAGGATATACCAATCTTACCCTATCATTTGGCGTAAGGAAGAGTACAAATGCCGAAAATGGGTCTGGACTAACTGTTACCGTGAGCAGTGATGGAATCAACTGGACAAACCTTACCGTGCCTGCTTTGCCTACTGGAACTGGTACGGCAATCTGGCATTACCGAACCGCCAGCGGTGCGATACCGGCAACGGCAAACTTGCGCATCCGATTTACCAGTTCCAACGCGGTAGAATGGCGTATTGATGATGTCTTATTAGAAGGAGATTTTAGCGGCGGCGACACACCGCCAACCGTCAGCAGCACCAACCCGGCCAACAACGCCACCAGCGTGGCCGTCAACGCCGACCTCAGCGTCACCTTTAGCGAGCCGGTGACCGTGAGCGGCAGTTGGTTCGAGATTAATTGTGTAACCAGCGGCGTGCGGAATGTGGGGAACACGGCCGTTACCGGCGGCCCCACCACCTTCAGCCTCAACCCCGCCACAGATTTCGCCGCAGGTGAACCCTGCACTCCCACCATCATCGCTGCCCAGGTAACCGACCAGGACAGCGATGACCCGCCGGACATCATGGCCGCCAACTATGTCTGGAGCTTCACCACCTACACACCACCGTCCAGCGTCACCAAAATTCATGCCATTCAAGGCAGCGGCAGCACCGCTGCTTCTGGCACGTTCACCATCGAAGCCATCGTCACCGGCGACTACCAGGGCGTGGCCGGCGTGGATGACTACAAGTTAGATGGCTTTTTTATCCAGGAAGAAGACGCCGACGCGGACGCCAACCCGGTCACTTCCGAAGGCATCTTTGTCTACTGCGCAACCTGTCCCACCGATGTCACCGTCGGCGATCTGGTGCAGGTGACAGGCGCTTCCAGCGAATACTTTAATATGAGCCAGTTGAACGCGACCACGGCCGGGGCCGTAACCGTCCTAAGCAGCGTAAATCCCTTACCCTCGCCAACGGCCGTTTCCCTCCCCATCCCCGGCGTTACAGCCACAGACCTGGCCGGGGCGCAGGCGCAAATCAACGCATACTTTGAGCCGTTTGAAGGGATGTTGGTGACGATTAGCCAAGAGCTAACCGTGACAGAGTATTTTGAACTATCTCGGTATGGGCAGGTGGTGCTGGCGCAAAACGGCCGTTTCCGCCAATTCACCGACGCCAATCCTCCCTCTGCAGCCGGTTATACCGCCCACCTCATTGACAAAGCGCGGCGCACCATCATCCTGGACGACGACAGCAACCAGCAAAACCACGCCTTGTTTCAGAATGCCCCCGTTTTCCACCCCACGCCCGGTTTCAGCATCACCAACTACTTGCGCGGCGGCGACACCATCGCCAATCTGACCGGCGTATTGCACTGGTCGTTTGCCGGACTGATCGGTACCGATGCCTGGCGCATCCGGCCAGTGACGAGCAATTTCAATTATAATTTTACGGCCGTCAATACCCGATCAACTTCTGCAAATGACGTGGGGGGAAATACGGCCGTTGCCAGCTTCAACGTCCTCAACTACTTCACCACCTTCAACGTGCGCGGCGCACATTCCGCTGCCGAACTAGACCGTCAGGCAGCCAAAATTGTGGCAGCCATTGAGGGGCTGAACGCTGACGTGATCGGCGTGATGGAGATTGAAAACAACAACGATGGGGCCATTGCCAACCTGGTCAGCCGCCTCAATGCCACAGCCGGCGCAGGGACGTATGCCTACATCCCCACTGGAACCGTAGGCACAGACCAGATCACCGTTGGCGTCATCTACAAACCAGGGCGTGTTACGCCAGTGGGTACGGCGCAAATTCTGACGGCCGCTGCCTTCACCGATCCCAACAACACCGGCACAGCGCGCAGCCGTCCGGCCGTGGCTCAAACCTTCGACACCATCATCACCGGCGAACGCTTCACTGTAGTCGTCAACCATCTTAAATCGAAGGGAAGCTGCCCTGCCAGCGGCGCAGATACCGACCAAAATGACGGCCAGGGCTGCTGGAACGACACGCGGCAAAAAGGGACCAGCTATCTGGTGAGCACCTGGCTGCCCACTCTGGCTGCCACCGTGGGCGATCCAGATTTCCTGATCCTCGGCGACCTGAACGCTTACCGCCGGGAAGAACCCATCACCAACATCGTCAACGCCGGGTACGCAGACTTGCTGGATGATTTACTGGGCGCACCGGCATATGGCTATGTCTTCGATGGGCAGCTTGGCTATCTGGACCACGCCCTGGCAAGTCCGACGTTGTACGAGCAAGTGACCGGCGTCACCGAATGGCACATCAACAGCGACGAAGTAAATTTGCTGGATTACAACGATACGCTACAAGATACCGGTGAAGCGAATTTCGACGTCAAACCAGCCGCTCTGCCGCTCTACGAAGCCAACGCCTACCGCTCTTCCGACCACGACCCGGTGCTGGTGGGCCTCTTCGACTACGACCTCAGCAGCGCCCCGGCCAGCTACGGCTACGCCTGGCACGCCCGCGGCGACATCCTACACCTGGGCAGCGAATGGTCCGCCGACCGGGGACCGGCCAATGACATCAGCGATGGCGTGGCGCGCACCCCCGGCGTGGCCTGGACACCCAACAGCGCCAATGGCTCAGTAGACGTGATCGTGGAAGGCGAAGTGTGCCAATCCAGAGACTGCTTCCTCAACGCCTGGGTAGACTGGAACAACAGCGGTGCATTTGACGCCGGTGAACAGATTTTCACCAATGAGGCCGTTGGCGAAGGGCAACAGACGTTGACCTTTGCCGTGCCGCCCGCGCCGGCCTGCTTCAGCAGCAACCCCTGCCGCGCCCGCTTCCGCCTGACAGAAACAGCCGATGACGGCACACGCGCCCCGGTAGCGGCCACCGGCCGGGCCACCACCGGCGAGGTGGAGGATTATGCCTGGAGTTTCACGCCAACGGCCGTTTCTCTGCAATCCTTCACCACCCAGCCCACACTCCTGGTCTGGCCGCTGCTGTTAACCGCCCTGCTAGGCATCGGCATCACCGCCTTCGCCCTGCGCCGCCGGGCAAGGTAA